The following proteins are encoded in a genomic region of Brachypodium distachyon strain Bd21 chromosome 1, Brachypodium_distachyon_v3.0, whole genome shotgun sequence:
- the LOC106865793 gene encoding uncharacterized protein LOC106865793 yields the protein MAKKRRTVPAVNPSVSSARAITAADVATGSSKFLAPTVQAAVTALAGSIEIPTDIPQEGAASPGGLVQPAPSAGDTETISIIEEADDAAGPSPSRPVPEPQRQEASADVYQEAAGQRDREPIIDVPVAALTADTSMMPSQTTRPGPRLPEEIRDLLADIQRRLDIPIKGLVANAGSGRARFQEIESMLPDELFGAFNPVAFMEYHRIKVTRAQRRISERRAQAEQIVLATSAEQRVEEEKKYEAIQTKSAEIQTRLDRLKQERADLQAALAAKDKEIQTEEDALAKIPEELESQQSALSSTIDQAMQQWDAVRTIPGSLEDDAYILAEVDQIRLNAIAAIQSYL from the exons ATGGCGAAGAAGCGTCGGACTGTCCCTGCCGTCAACCCTTCAGTGTCATCGGCTCGTGCCATCACTGCAGCTGATGTTGCCACAGGGTCTTCAAAATTTTTAGCCCCAACAGTCCAAGCTGCCGTCACCGCACTGGCTGGCTCCATCGAGATT CCGACGGACATCCCTCAAGAGGGCGCTGCTTCCCCAGGTGGCCTCGTCCAG CCTGCTCCATCGGCCGGAGACACTGAGACTATCTCCATCATTGAAGAAGCTGATGATGCGGCCGGGCCATCTCCGTCAAGACCAGTACCAGAACCTCAACGTCAGGAGGCATCGGCTGATGTATACCAAGAAGCAGCTGGCCAAAGAGATCGTGAGCCGATCATTGATGTCCCC GTTGCTGCTCTGACAGCCGATACGTCCATGATGCCTTCACAAACTACCAGGCCTGGTCCTCGTCTCCCAGAAGAAATCCGGGACCTTCTAGCCGACATCCAACGTCGCCTCGATATCCCCATCAAAGGCCTGGTAGCCAATGCAGGCTCTGGGCGCGCCCGATTCCAAGAAATCGAAAGTATGTTGCCCGATGAGCTTTTTGGAGCTTTCAACCCCGTGGCTTTCATGGAGTATCACCGGATCAAAGTAACAAGGGCTCAACGGCGTATATCAGAGCGGAGAGCACAAGCCGAGCAAATAGTACTGGCCACGTCGGCGGAACAGAGGGtcgaggaagaaaagaagtatGAGGCCATTCAAACCAAATCGGCTGAGATCCAGACCCGTTTGGATCGGCTGAAGCAGGAACGAGCCGATCTGCAAGCGGCGCTAGCGGCCAAGGATAAAGAAATCCAAACAGAGGAAGATGCCCTGGCCAAAATCCCTGAAGAACTTGAGAGCCAACAGTCAGCGCTATCATCGACCATAGACCAAGCGATGCAGCAATGGGATGCTGTTAGAACAATCCCTGGTAGCCTTGAGGATGATGCTTATATACTTGCTGAAGTCGATCAAATCCGCCTCAACGCTATTGCTGCAATCCAGAGCTACTTGTAA